The following proteins come from a genomic window of Solea solea chromosome 3, fSolSol10.1, whole genome shotgun sequence:
- the ttc5 gene encoding tetratricopeptide repeat protein 5 translates to MAEDEKSAEVHTDKTELQILKELVDELYHFRDFYFETHSLEDAGRKESDVAQEMEKTLKKLEEKEDCYKDNAEFLLQKSRCLNVAPDFSAMAEECLSRALKLDPDLFEAWNILGEQYWKKEDLVKAKSYFVGALKKTKNKVSLRSLSMVLRQLPVADCTTYGKMVLESVDMARQAVQLDVTDGMSWFILGNANVSMFFSCGQNPQLCQQALSAYAQSEKVDGAAAFYPELHFNRATLFQYEEMFGSALEGYSRAAALEPSMKDPPLREKQLLEYLEKVTALAQNKGKVKARRLRTMLSNLNTSALGPCSSPQFRSPAGHVGSLEPRTINSLSLGHNAGVAALGKVVFSLACDGRMAFTFGMVDSEETCIVVMVYNTADAWGVLIGDSVAIPEPQVKRHSITHKDKEFDFRSIRVDSPLLLIVNGKKQNIKSQIAASVSYKPRCE, encoded by the exons ATGGCGGAAGACGAGAAGAGTGCAGAGGTGCACACAGACAAAACCGAACTGCAAATTTTGAAG GAGCTTGTGGATGAATTGTATCATTTTAGAGATTTCTATTTTGAGACTCACAGTCTGGAGGACGCTGGGAGAAAAGAGAGCGATGTTGCACAGGAAATGGAAAAGACGCtgaagaagctggaggagaaagaAG ATTGCTATAAAGACAACGCAGAGTTTTTGCTGCAGAAAAGCAGGTGTCTGAATGTAGCGCCAGACTTCAGTGCTATGGCTGAAGAATGCCTCTCCCGGGCATTGAAGCTGGACCCTGATCTGTTTGAGGCCTGGAACATATTGGGAGAGCAGTACTGGAAAAAAGAAGACCTGGTCAAGGCTAAGAGCTATTTTGTTGGAGCTCTGAAGAAG ACCAAGAACAAAGTGTCTCTCCGTAGCCTGTCCATGGTGTTGAGGCAGCTGCCAGTGGCAGACTGCACCACATACGGCAAAATGGTGCTTGAAAGTGTGGACATGGCACGACAGGCTGTTCAGCTGGATGTCACAGACGGGATGTCCTGGT TTATCCTGGGAAATGCCaatgtgtccatgtttttttcctgtggacAGAATCCACAGTTGTGTCAACAAGCTCTTAGTGCCTATGCACAGTCT GAGAAAGTAGATGGAGCTGCTGCTTTTTACCCGGAGCTGCATTTCAACCGAGCCACTCTGTTCCAGTACGAGGAGATGTTTGGGTCTGCGCTTGAAGGCTACAGTCGAGCTGCGGCGCTTGAACCGAGCATGAAGGATCCTCCATTGAGAGAGAAGCAGCTGCTGGAGTATCTGGAGAAAGTCACAGCTCTCGCACAGAACAAG GGGAAGGTGAAAGCACGAAGGTTACGGACCATGCTATCTAACCTCAACACGTCGGCATTGGGGCCCTGTTCGTCCCCTCAGTTTCGTTCTCCAGCAGGCCATGTGGGCAGCCTGGAGCCTCGAACAATTAACTCTCTCTCACTCGGACACAATGCTGGGGTGGCTGCCTTGGGCAAGGTGGTTTTCAGCCTGGCCTGTGACGGTCGCATGGCCTT TACATTCGGTATGGTGGACAGTGAGGAGACATGTATAGTGGTGATGGTATACAACACAGCGGACGCCTGGGGCGTTCTGATAGGAGACAGCGTTGCCATTCCTGAACCTCAGGTCAAACGACACAGTATAACACACAaggataag GAGTTTGACTTCAGAAGTATAAGAGTggactctcctctgctgcttatCGTAAAcggaaagaaacaaaacatcaaaagtCAGATCGCTGCCTCAGTCAGCTACAAGCCTCGGTGTGAATGA
- the mettl3 gene encoding N6-adenosine-methyltransferase subunit METTL3, translating to MSDTWSNIQAHKKQLDSLRERLQRRRKDPAQLSTDSGGSTDASTARSDSPAPSAPSTSQVETEKPPDPELEKRLLGYLSDLSLSLPTDSLTITNELNNSESAVSHSCIQSLLLKFSAQELIEVQQSSSASSTVVVAVDHTKLWAMIGPAAGAQRSGIKRKAEDQTHNKRAAGFSPSTQISASPPHSSTTSITPASSCQLAVSGSGADKKGRSSKSQSSHVDMEIESLLNQQSTKEQQSKKVSREILELLNTNTAKEQSIVEKFRSRGRAQVQEFCDHGTKEECVRSGDTPQPCTKLHFRRIINKHTDESLGDCSFLNTCFHMDTCKYVHYEIDSPPEAEGNLLGPQAGTSELGLHAGDVDSNVGKLFPSQWICCDIRFLDVSILGKFAVVMADPPWDIHMELPYGTLTDDEMRKLNIPILQDDGFLFLWVTGRAMELGRECLNLWGYERVDEIIWVKTNQLQRIIRTGRTGHWLNHGKEHCLVGVKGNPQGFNRGLDCDVIVAEVRSTSHKPDEIYGMIERLSPGTRKIELFGRPHNVQPNWVTLGNQLDGIHLLDPDVVARFKKRYPDGVISKPKNMQ from the exons ATGTCGGACACATGGAGCAACATTCAGGCGCATAAGAAGCAGCTTGACTCTCTGCGGGAGAGGCTGCAGCGGCGGCGGAAAGACCCTGCACAACTGTCCACGG ATAGTGGAGGCAGCACAGATGCTTCCACTGCCAGGAGTGACAGTCCAGCTCCATCAGCTCCATCTACCTCTCAGGTGGAGACGGAAAAACCACCAGATCCTGAGCTGGAGAAAAGGCTGCTGGGATATCTGTCTGATCTGAGTCTTTCTCTGCCTACTGACTCTCTCACAATCACAAATGAACTCAATAAT TCTGAATCAGCTGTTAGTCACAGCTGCATTCAGAGTCTGCTGCTCAAATTCTCAGCTCAGGAGCTCATCGAGGTCCAGCagtcctcctccgcctcctccacaGTCGTGGTAGCTGTGGATCACACTAAACTATGGGCTATGATTGGGCCTGCAGCTGGAGCCCAGCGCTCTGGAATTAAGAGAAAAGCTGAGGACCAAACCCACAACAAAAGAGCTGCAGGCTTCTCACCATCGACTCAAATCTCTGCCTCCCCACCACATTCGTCCACCACCTCTATCACACCAGCTTCCTCCTGTCAGCTGGCAGTGTCTGGGAGCGGGGCAGATAAGAAGGGCAGGAGTAGTAAAAGCCAGTCATCTCATGTGGACATGGAGATTGAGAGCCTCTTGAACCAACAATCCACAAAAGAGCAACAGAGCAAGAAG GTGAGCAGAGAGATTCTGGAGCTTCTAAACACCAACACAGCTAAGGAGCAGTCCATCGTGGAAAAGTTTCGGTCTCGTGGCCGGGCTCAGGTCCAAGAGTTCTGCGACCACGGGACCAAAGAGGAGTGTGTGCGTTCTGGGGACACACCGCAGCCATGCACCAAGTTACACTTCCG TCGCATCATCAACAAGCACACAGATGAGAGCCTTGGGGACTGCTCCTTCCTTAACACGTGTTTCCACATGGACACGTGCAAATACGTCCACTATGAGATTGACAGCCCACCAGAGGCTGAGGGGAATCTGCTTGGGCCACAGGCAGGAACCTCGGAGCTCGGCCTCCACGCAGGCGACGTAGACAGCAACGTCGGCAAGCTTTTCCCTTCACAG TGGATCTGCTGTGATATTCGCTTTTTGGACGTTTCCATCCTGGGTAAATTTGCTGTGGTGATGGCAGACCCTCCCTGGGATATCCACATGGAGCTGCCCTATGGAACACTGACTGATGACGAGATGAGAAAACTCAACATCCCCATCCTACAGGATGAtggcttcctcttcctctgggtCACCGGcag GGCCATGGAGTTGGGTAGAGAGTGTCTCAATCTTTGGGG TTACGAGCGTGTTGATGAAATCATTTGGGTGAAAACCAACCAGCTACAGAGAATTATCCGAACTGGGAGGACAGGCCATTGGCTGAACCACGGGAAGGAGCACTGCCTC GTGGGTGTAAAGGGAAACCCACAGGGTTTTAACAGAGGGTTGGACTGTGATGTAATTGTGGCAGAG GTTCGCTCCACCAGTCACAAGCCAGATGAAATCTATGGCATGATTGAGAGACTCTCACCCGGAACCAGGAAGATTGAGTTGTTCGGTCGACCCCACAACGTCCAGCCCAACTG GGTAACTCTTGGAAACCAGCTGGATGGGATCCATCTTCTGGACCCAGATGTCGTTGCTCGGTTCAAGAAGCGTTATCCTGACGGCGTCATCTCCaaacccaaaaacatgcagtga